One window of the Methanomassiliicoccaceae archaeon DOK genome contains the following:
- a CDS encoding hydantoinase/oxoprolinase family protein translates to MHRDTMGYGLGLDTGGTYTDAVIMDLDRGEVLCKSKSRTTHRNLSIGIRGAIDGLDPGMLGKVGVVALSSTLATNSVVEGRGCRVGLVSIGCDYDNTLPPDYSVRIQGGHGIHGEPVQYLGEKEAREFLESIKGKVEGIAISSFMSVRNPEHEIRVREMAREILDVPAVCGFELSSELGFNERTTTCVMNARLIPVMDELIRSVRAVLDERGISAPLMISRGDGTMMKDSFARDRPVETILSGPAASLMGAMSMAGVRDAVVMDMGGTTTDIGILRNGRPSLDPEGTVIGGKRTRVMAARIYTSGIGGDSRIVVNPGRPVLTPRRAIPMCVAATRWPKVAEAFSRLTDGLPKPMVKELPKPGRQALASEMILTVRMPPEGYSVNEDNTELLKLAFDEPCGIMEACDRLGREPSDFFLESLEEMGLIQRIGFTPTDVLHADGTYTEFDVDASKAGAAYLAALAGMDADEFVGECRKTIRTKLCRELMEALITEDSGEPDLGRTGADLLTKAITCEHARDFGCFFKLDKPIVGIGAPSGVYIRWVGDVLGTDVIVCDDSDVGNAVGAICASVSESVKFSISPIKAVEGSAYEVFSRFGRAIYTTMDEAVERCVEQGREFVTKAALDNNAEFVEVTVDLDRKPYVLNLGSTDLEEAILVVTAAGKPRMF, encoded by the coding sequence ATGCATAGGGATACCATGGGGTACGGACTCGGATTGGATACCGGCGGAACATACACGGACGCGGTGATCATGGATCTGGACAGGGGGGAGGTCCTCTGCAAGTCCAAATCCAGGACCACCCACAGGAATCTCAGCATAGGAATACGCGGAGCCATCGACGGGCTCGACCCAGGTATGCTTGGGAAAGTTGGCGTCGTGGCGCTCTCATCCACTCTGGCAACAAACTCGGTTGTCGAGGGGAGGGGCTGCCGTGTAGGGCTCGTCAGCATCGGATGCGACTACGACAACACGCTGCCCCCGGACTACAGCGTCAGGATTCAGGGTGGCCATGGGATCCACGGTGAACCGGTACAGTACCTCGGCGAGAAGGAGGCCAGGGAGTTCCTCGAGTCGATCAAGGGCAAGGTCGAGGGAATAGCGATCTCCAGCTTCATGAGCGTCAGGAACCCGGAGCACGAGATCAGGGTCAGGGAGATGGCCAGGGAGATCCTGGACGTCCCGGCGGTCTGCGGTTTCGAGCTCTCGTCCGAGCTCGGTTTCAACGAGCGCACCACCACCTGCGTGATGAACGCCAGACTGATCCCCGTCATGGACGAGCTCATACGCTCGGTCCGTGCCGTTCTCGACGAGAGGGGCATCTCCGCTCCGCTCATGATCTCTCGCGGCGACGGAACGATGATGAAGGACTCCTTCGCGAGGGATAGGCCGGTGGAGACGATCCTCTCGGGACCGGCGGCCAGTCTGATGGGCGCCATGTCCATGGCCGGCGTCAGGGACGCGGTGGTCATGGACATGGGCGGAACCACGACCGATATAGGGATCCTGAGGAACGGACGCCCGAGCCTCGACCCAGAGGGGACCGTCATCGGCGGAAAGAGGACCAGGGTGATGGCGGCCAGGATCTACACCTCCGGTATAGGGGGCGACAGCCGCATCGTGGTCAACCCAGGCAGGCCCGTGCTGACGCCGAGGAGGGCGATACCCATGTGCGTGGCGGCAACTAGGTGGCCGAAGGTGGCGGAGGCGTTCTCGCGTCTGACCGACGGGCTTCCGAAGCCGATGGTCAAGGAGCTGCCAAAGCCCGGCAGGCAGGCCCTCGCCTCGGAGATGATCCTGACTGTCAGGATGCCGCCGGAGGGCTACAGCGTGAACGAGGACAACACGGAGCTGCTGAAGCTCGCCTTCGACGAGCCCTGCGGGATCATGGAGGCGTGTGACAGGCTCGGGCGCGAGCCGTCCGATTTCTTCCTCGAGAGCCTGGAGGAGATGGGACTCATCCAGAGGATAGGGTTCACGCCGACAGACGTGCTCCACGCGGACGGCACCTACACGGAGTTCGACGTCGACGCATCGAAGGCCGGAGCGGCCTATCTGGCCGCCCTCGCCGGGATGGATGCCGACGAGTTCGTGGGCGAATGCAGGAAGACCATCCGGACGAAGCTGTGCCGCGAGCTCATGGAGGCGCTGATCACCGAGGACTCCGGCGAGCCGGACTTAGGGAGGACTGGGGCGGACCTGCTGACGAAGGCCATCACCTGCGAGCACGCCCGGGACTTCGGCTGCTTCTTCAAGCTCGACAAGCCGATCGTCGGCATAGGCGCGCCGTCCGGCGTGTACATCAGATGGGTCGGCGACGTCCTCGGCACCGACGTCATCGTATGCGACGACTCGGACGTGGGCAACGCGGTCGGCGCGATATGCGCGTCGGTCTCGGAGTCCGTGAAGTTCAGCATATCCCCGATAAAGGCCGTCGAGGGAAGCGCCTACGAGGTCTTCTCCAGGTTCGGGAGGGCAATCTACACCACGATGGACGAAGCTGTCGAGAGATGTGTGGAGCAGGGCAGGGAGTTCGTGACGAAGGCCGCCCTGGACAACAACGCCGAGTTCGTGGAGGTCACCGTCGACCTGGACAGGAAGCCGTACGTGCTTAACCTGGGATCGACTGACCTGGAGGAGGCGATCCTCGTGGTCACGGCCGCAGGGAAGCCGAGGATGTTCTGA
- a CDS encoding dimethylamine methyltransferase produces the protein MNQDEILDKLGASIEAYDIDEAEKYARLAMDEGISPDDAINLGLAKGMDTISRLFDEAKIFLPQILMAAKAMEAALDIIEPYMKKGDDVKLKGVIVMGSVKGDIHEIGKNVCCAMLRGAGFKVIDLGTDVSPYAFEKAIEESNADVVGGSALMTTSLYQQKDMVRVFNEDKLPVITIFGGAPCSEEWVNEIGGDGYSASGSEIVELVRRLLSEKPDGSE, from the coding sequence ATGAACCAAGACGAGATTCTTGACAAGCTCGGAGCCTCCATCGAAGCCTACGACATTGATGAAGCCGAGAAGTATGCCAGGCTTGCGATGGATGAGGGCATATCGCCCGACGATGCGATAAACCTGGGTCTCGCCAAGGGCATGGACACGATAAGCCGTCTTTTCGACGAGGCCAAGATCTTCCTCCCCCAGATCCTGATGGCTGCCAAGGCCATGGAGGCGGCCCTCGACATCATCGAGCCCTACATGAAGAAGGGCGACGATGTCAAGCTCAAGGGGGTCATCGTGATGGGATCCGTCAAAGGGGACATCCACGAGATCGGTAAGAACGTCTGCTGCGCCATGCTGCGCGGTGCCGGATTCAAGGTCATCGACCTCGGGACCGATGTCTCGCCCTACGCGTTCGAGAAGGCCATAGAGGAGTCCAACGCCGATGTCGTCGGAGGGTCCGCGCTCATGACCACAAGCCTGTACCAGCAGAAGGACATGGTTCGCGTGTTCAATGAGGACAAACTCCCGGTGATCACGATTTTCGGAGGGGCCCCCTGCAGCGAGGAATGGGTCAACGAGATCGGCGGTGACGGCTACTCTGCATCCGGGTCGGAGATCGTGGAGCTCGTCCGCAGACTCCTCTCCGAGAAGCCTGACGGGTCAGAGTGA
- a CDS encoding QacE family quaternary ammonium compound efflux SMR transporter produces the protein MELNVSPRVAWLLIILGGVFQVGWSIGLDYTEGMTNILWDIIVLVSLLLSMLCLSIPMKSGISISTAYAVWVGLGVVLTIIVSAILGLETITLGMVLFLMVTVAGVVGLKMVS, from the coding sequence ATGGAACTCAACGTCAGTCCAAGGGTGGCCTGGCTCCTGATCATCTTAGGAGGGGTGTTCCAGGTCGGATGGTCCATAGGCCTGGATTACACCGAGGGGATGACCAACATCCTGTGGGACATCATAGTCCTCGTATCGCTTCTGCTCAGTATGCTGTGCCTTTCGATTCCGATGAAGAGCGGCATCAGCATCAGCACGGCCTACGCCGTGTGGGTGGGCCTCGGCGTCGTCCTGACCATCATCGTATCCGCCATCTTGGGTCTGGAGACGATCACACTCGGAATGGTCCTGTTCCTTATGGTCACAGTGGCCGGAGTGGTCGGTCTGAAGATGGTGTCCTGA
- a CDS encoding EamA family transporter: protein MCLIIASILEPIWVVLLEKSDNFKKKGWGIAAIVAVLCCLFMLSLAVLNIGPGVAYSILAGIGAIGTVIAGVFLYKDPINAKKIFFIIVIVIGIVGIRLTSGGA, encoded by the coding sequence GTGTGCTTGATCATAGCAAGCATCCTCGAGCCCATTTGGGTGGTCCTTCTCGAGAAGTCGGACAACTTCAAGAAGAAGGGATGGGGGATCGCCGCGATCGTCGCCGTTCTCTGCTGTCTGTTCATGCTGTCGCTGGCCGTCCTGAACATTGGGCCCGGTGTGGCGTACAGCATCCTGGCGGGGATCGGTGCGATTGGAACGGTCATAGCCGGTGTGTTCCTGTACAAGGATCCCATCAACGCGAAGAAGATCTTCTTCATCATCGTGATCGTGATCGGAATTGTCGGTATCCGTCTGACATCTGGAGGTGCCTGA
- a CDS encoding hydantoinase/oxoprolinase family protein: MSRLGLGFDTGGTYTDAVIMDLDTGEIFERAKSLTTRNDLSIGIKGAIAEFDKSLLSEVVTVCLSSTLATNSIVEGKGCRVGLILIGSQITVSAKVDYSIMIKGSHTATGKVDEPLDVEAAKEFLKSIRGKVDCMAVTGFMSVRNPEHEQEIAALAKETLHVPVVCGYELSSGLGFNERTITCVMNARLIPVIEELIQSVNKVLDEFGIDAPLMIVKGDGSVMSEEMAKIRPVETILSGPASSINGAKKLSGKDNAIVVDIGGTTTDIGIVRDGKPRLDPEGALIGGYRTRVMAAEITTAGMGGDSRIVINGEKVYLSPVRVIPLCVAAWKHPGLRERLQTLVDDGPKKIPVAHYARNIVIDTEYFIKVKEMKNADYLTELDEKFLDFVKDEPHSLAEAKRKLKEPPISFNIEKMEELGIIQRIGLTPTDLMHARGCFTKYDAEASKLGIAYHAANLDMTPEEFIAKADYLVTEKIGMEIVKKVLLEDNRETDLTGFGMDLVDKAVTGSHALDYDVSFRLNKPIIGMGGPAYDMLPKVAELLGTELVMPENYDVGNAVGAVSGKVVESIEILIQTATGTTIDNPACTAFSRLGRFYYEKFDDGVVQATEAGKQYVTEMAKKAGAENIKVTVGSDKSEVFVGKEHLRTRFVEIKLIITATGDPAYRKKA, encoded by the coding sequence ATGAGCAGGCTAGGACTAGGATTCGACACGGGTGGAACGTACACGGACGCAGTGATAATGGACCTCGACACAGGGGAGATCTTCGAGAGGGCGAAGTCCCTCACAACGAGGAACGACCTTTCCATAGGGATCAAGGGTGCCATCGCGGAGTTCGACAAGAGCCTCCTCTCCGAGGTCGTCACAGTCTGTCTGTCATCCACCCTCGCCACCAACTCCATCGTGGAGGGCAAGGGGTGCCGCGTGGGTCTGATCCTGATCGGATCCCAGATCACCGTTTCCGCCAAGGTTGATTATTCTATTATGATAAAGGGATCCCACACGGCGACCGGCAAGGTCGACGAGCCCCTCGACGTAGAGGCGGCGAAGGAGTTCCTCAAATCGATCAGGGGCAAGGTCGACTGTATGGCCGTCACAGGGTTCATGAGCGTCAGGAACCCTGAGCACGAGCAGGAGATCGCCGCTCTCGCGAAGGAGACCCTCCACGTGCCCGTGGTCTGCGGATACGAGCTGTCCTCCGGACTCGGGTTCAACGAGCGTACCATCACCTGTGTGATGAACGCCAGGCTCATCCCAGTCATCGAGGAGCTCATCCAGTCGGTCAACAAGGTCCTGGACGAGTTCGGCATTGACGCCCCCCTGATGATCGTCAAGGGAGACGGCTCTGTCATGAGCGAGGAGATGGCGAAGATCAGGCCCGTGGAGACGATCCTCTCAGGACCCGCGTCCAGTATCAACGGTGCCAAGAAGCTCTCCGGTAAGGACAACGCCATCGTTGTCGACATCGGAGGCACCACCACCGACATCGGAATCGTCAGGGACGGCAAGCCCCGTCTGGATCCCGAGGGCGCCCTCATCGGCGGGTACAGGACCCGTGTCATGGCGGCGGAGATCACCACCGCGGGAATGGGCGGGGACAGCCGCATCGTCATAAACGGGGAGAAGGTGTACCTCTCGCCGGTCCGCGTCATACCCCTCTGCGTCGCCGCATGGAAGCATCCCGGTCTGCGCGAGAGGCTCCAGACCCTTGTCGACGACGGTCCGAAGAAGATTCCTGTGGCCCATTACGCCAGGAACATAGTCATCGACACGGAGTACTTCATCAAAGTGAAGGAGATGAAGAACGCCGACTACCTCACCGAGCTGGACGAGAAGTTCCTCGACTTCGTCAAGGATGAGCCTCATTCGCTCGCCGAGGCCAAGAGGAAGCTGAAGGAGCCTCCGATCTCGTTCAACATCGAGAAGATGGAGGAGCTCGGGATAATCCAGAGAATCGGGCTCACCCCTACCGACCTGATGCACGCCCGCGGATGCTTCACCAAGTACGATGCGGAGGCGTCCAAGCTCGGAATCGCGTACCACGCCGCCAACCTGGACATGACGCCCGAGGAGTTCATCGCAAAGGCCGACTACCTGGTCACCGAGAAGATCGGTATGGAGATCGTCAAGAAAGTACTTCTCGAGGACAACAGGGAGACCGACCTCACCGGTTTCGGGATGGATCTCGTGGACAAGGCGGTCACTGGGTCCCACGCCCTGGACTACGACGTGTCCTTCAGGCTCAACAAGCCCATCATCGGAATGGGAGGTCCCGCGTACGACATGCTTCCGAAGGTCGCAGAGCTTCTGGGCACGGAGCTGGTCATGCCGGAGAACTACGACGTAGGAAACGCCGTTGGAGCGGTGAGCGGAAAGGTCGTCGAGAGTATAGAGATACTCATCCAGACCGCCACCGGAACGACTATCGACAACCCCGCATGCACCGCGTTCTCCAGACTCGGCAGGTTCTATTACGAGAAGTTCGACGACGGAGTCGTGCAGGCGACCGAGGCAGGCAAGCAGTACGTCACCGAGATGGCCAAGAAGGCGGGGGCCGAGAACATCAAGGTCACGGTCGGTTCCGACAAGTCCGAGGTCTTCGTCGGAAAGGAGCATCTGAGGACGAGGTTCGTGGAGATCAAGCTGATCATCACCGCGACCGGAGACCCTGCCTACAGGAAGAAGGCGTAA
- a CDS encoding dimethylamine corrinoid protein 3 produces MSQEEVNAKAKQAVLKYDVKGAKAAAQQAVDEKLDLVQVINDGFTAGIQEVGELFEAKKLYLPHIMAAANAMNAGVDILTPEIEKSGANTGEGLGKFVICTIEGDIHSIGKDIVAIMLKVAGFDVVNLGRDIALKDIVAACKAEKPIAVGTSALMTSTMVNQKTLEELLKEEGIRGDLITNVGGAPTTQQWADEIGADVYSENALDCVAKFKAKVAQ; encoded by the coding sequence ATGTCACAGGAAGAAGTCAACGCAAAAGCGAAACAGGCAGTGCTGAAATACGATGTCAAGGGCGCCAAGGCAGCAGCCCAGCAGGCAGTCGACGAGAAGCTCGACCTCGTCCAGGTCATCAACGACGGTTTCACCGCCGGAATCCAGGAGGTCGGAGAGCTCTTCGAGGCCAAGAAGCTGTACCTGCCCCACATCATGGCAGCCGCCAACGCGATGAACGCCGGTGTCGACATCCTGACCCCCGAGATCGAGAAGTCCGGAGCCAACACCGGAGAGGGACTCGGAAAGTTCGTGATCTGCACCATCGAGGGTGACATCCACTCCATCGGAAAGGACATCGTCGCCATCATGCTGAAGGTCGCCGGATTCGACGTCGTCAACCTCGGAAGGGACATCGCCCTGAAGGACATCGTCGCCGCATGCAAGGCCGAGAAGCCCATCGCCGTCGGAACCTCCGCGCTCATGACCTCCACCATGGTCAACCAGAAGACCCTGGAGGAGCTCCTGAAGGAGGAGGGAATCAGGGGAGACCTGATCACCAACGTCGGCGGAGCACCCACCACCCAGCAGTGGGCCGACGAGATCGGAGCCGATGTGTACTCCGAGAACGCCCTGGACTGCGTCGCCAAATTCAAGGCGAAGGTCGCCCAGTGA
- a CDS encoding dimethylamine corrinoid protein 3 — MAFENEEKKLHDALVSCKVPDIAKAVDEAHAAGMSATAIIDCLGNSMSEVGVLFERGKLFLPHVLSAANGMKKAMDDLGPELAAGGETGEAKASVVMGTVEGDVHDIGKSICSTMLQCAGFDVHDLGRDVPKGNFINEVQNGCTFCGMSALMTTTMTVQKDVIEMLKEAGLRDKVTVMVGGAPVTQAYADKIGADIYGESASETTRKAKDLIA; from the coding sequence ATGGCTTTCGAGAACGAAGAGAAAAAACTGCACGACGCGCTCGTGTCCTGTAAAGTACCTGACATCGCCAAAGCTGTCGACGAGGCCCACGCTGCCGGAATGTCCGCTACCGCGATCATCGACTGCCTCGGAAACTCCATGTCCGAGGTCGGTGTCCTTTTCGAGAGGGGAAAACTGTTCCTGCCCCACGTCCTGAGTGCCGCCAACGGAATGAAGAAGGCAATGGACGACCTCGGACCGGAACTCGCCGCCGGTGGAGAGACCGGAGAGGCCAAGGCCTCCGTCGTCATGGGAACCGTCGAGGGAGATGTCCACGACATCGGAAAGTCCATCTGCTCGACCATGCTCCAGTGCGCCGGATTCGATGTCCACGACCTCGGAAGGGACGTCCCCAAGGGCAACTTCATCAACGAGGTCCAGAACGGATGCACCTTCTGCGGAATGTCCGCCCTGATGACCACCACCATGACCGTCCAGAAGGACGTCATCGAGATGCTCAAAGAGGCCGGACTCAGGGACAAGGTCACCGTCATGGTCGGAGGAGCCCCCGTCACACAGGCCTACGCCGACAAGATCGGAGCAGACATCTACGGAGAGTCCGCTTCCGAGACCACCAGGAAGGCCAAAGACCTGATTGCCTGA
- a CDS encoding amino acid permease, translated as MFIALGVPLLIVPSLYDVEQLVWGLCIVVWTVSVLQGFVQNLAYGEMVTLFPNATGLPGCAQAVFTKDNNEGKIDKGKLIGAFSAWCYWFAWCPVVAIFTMMIGDYLVAMFSIDWTGWTLLGLYMLVGIIVVLIMYVLSARGLEGGATVGTILALISMIPIIIILIGGLAAGMFDFSTITSEFTSPDWSWSGSEIVLVLGCFGLAQWSACAWETAAIYGPEYKEPGKDVPKALFGCGIICLIMYFFVSTVVFGSLGHEGIADAVYATLRPIAETAFGEYGSYIALFFLIVAMLLVIQTGFLGSSRTLNSMAGEGNLPKWFGKLNKHGMPANAMLFVGIFNLILVFIIEYSAFLLEMTTTSMTVLTASALGYCLANGIALSAFVITRRNARFKDLDRPFKAPGGWQYVILVFVVIQFVVFFPSLMYWSYIQSGGFIAIALAIVILLIFIPVWYWVQKNQSAGKEAQATE; from the coding sequence ATGTTCATCGCCCTCGGCGTTCCGCTTCTGATCGTTCCGTCCCTTTATGATGTCGAGCAACTAGTATGGGGTCTCTGTATCGTCGTTTGGACAGTGTCTGTCCTGCAGGGATTCGTCCAGAACCTTGCTTACGGGGAGATGGTCACACTCTTCCCCAACGCCACAGGCCTACCGGGCTGTGCGCAAGCTGTGTTTACAAAAGACAATAACGAAGGCAAGATCGACAAGGGTAAGCTCATCGGTGCTTTCAGCGCCTGGTGCTACTGGTTCGCCTGGTGCCCTGTCGTCGCCATCTTCACGATGATGATCGGTGACTACCTGGTCGCGATGTTCTCCATCGACTGGACCGGCTGGACACTCCTCGGGCTCTACATGCTCGTGGGTATCATCGTCGTCCTGATCATGTACGTCCTCAGTGCGCGTGGACTTGAGGGAGGAGCCACCGTCGGTACGATCCTCGCACTCATCTCGATGATCCCGATCATCATCATCCTCATCGGAGGACTCGCCGCTGGAATGTTCGACTTCAGCACCATCACGTCCGAGTTCACCTCACCCGACTGGTCCTGGAGCGGCAGCGAGATCGTCCTCGTCCTCGGATGCTTCGGACTCGCCCAGTGGAGCGCATGCGCCTGGGAGACCGCGGCCATCTACGGACCTGAGTACAAGGAGCCCGGCAAGGATGTCCCCAAGGCCCTGTTCGGCTGCGGAATCATCTGCCTGATCATGTACTTCTTCGTGTCCACTGTGGTCTTCGGATCCCTCGGTCACGAGGGAATCGCGGACGCCGTATACGCCACGCTCAGGCCTATCGCCGAGACCGCGTTCGGAGAGTACGGATCCTACATCGCTCTGTTCTTCCTCATCGTCGCCATGCTGCTGGTCATCCAGACCGGATTCCTCGGATCCTCCAGGACCCTCAACTCCATGGCCGGGGAAGGCAACCTCCCCAAGTGGTTCGGAAAGCTCAACAAGCACGGCATGCCTGCCAATGCGATGCTGTTCGTGGGAATCTTCAACCTGATTCTCGTGTTCATCATCGAGTACAGCGCGTTCCTGCTCGAGATGACGACCACTTCGATGACCGTCCTCACCGCTTCCGCCCTGGGATACTGTCTCGCCAACGGAATCGCCCTGTCCGCGTTCGTCATCACCAGGAGGAACGCCAGGTTCAAAGACCTCGACAGGCCCTTCAAGGCGCCCGGTGGATGGCAGTACGTCATCCTCGTGTTCGTGGTCATCCAGTTCGTCGTGTTCTTCCCGAGCCTGATGTACTGGAGCTACATCCAGTCCGGTGGATTCATCGCCATCGCGCTGGCCATCGTCATCCTGCTGATCTTCATCCCCGTCTGGTACTGGGTCCAGAAGAACCAGTCTGCGGGCAAGGAAGCGCAGGCAACCGAGTGA
- a CDS encoding dimethylamine methyltransferase, whose product MSKEQILADLKTSVETWNIKLAQDATNAAIAEGISIGDIIGDGLGKGMEVVGERFDKAEIFLPQVVAASKTMEAALKILEPLMSKGEGALKGTVVMATVEGDIHEIGKNVCCAMLRGAGYNVIDLGCDVTAQDFIDAGDENEAQVLGGSALMTTTLEAQRELVEAVKEVEAPYKCIFGGAPCSQAWCDEIGADGYSETANEIITLVDKLVS is encoded by the coding sequence ATGAGCAAAGAACAGATCCTCGCAGACCTCAAGACGTCTGTTGAGACATGGAACATCAAACTCGCCCAGGACGCCACCAACGCCGCCATCGCCGAGGGAATCTCCATCGGAGACATCATCGGAGACGGACTCGGAAAGGGAATGGAGGTCGTCGGAGAGAGGTTCGACAAGGCTGAGATCTTCCTACCCCAGGTCGTCGCCGCTTCCAAGACCATGGAGGCCGCTCTGAAAATCCTCGAGCCCCTGATGAGCAAGGGAGAGGGAGCCCTCAAGGGAACCGTCGTCATGGCTACCGTCGAGGGAGACATCCACGAGATTGGAAAGAACGTCTGCTGCGCCATGCTCCGCGGAGCCGGATACAACGTCATCGACCTCGGATGCGACGTTACCGCTCAGGACTTCATCGACGCCGGAGACGAGAACGAGGCCCAGGTCCTCGGTGGATCCGCACTCATGACCACCACCCTCGAGGCCCAGAGGGAGCTCGTCGAGGCCGTCAAGGAGGTCGAGGCCCCCTACAAGTGCATCTTCGGAGGCGCCCCCTGCAGCCAGGCCTGGTGCGACGAGATCGGAGCCGACGGATACTCCGAGACCGCCAACGAGATCATCACCCTGGTCGACAAACTCGTTTCCTGA
- the pylB gene encoding methylornithine synthase PylB gives MIDEIIDRAVKGGEVGVDDVYELMSISDPKELETLYEAARKVRDARFGRKVFTYGFVYFSTYCKNNCAFCYFRRSNGEIERYRKDREEIVQLAGSLKDAGINLADLTMGEDPRMYADDYRLLLDLISAVHDEVGINIMASPGALPREMFPRLREAGADWHACYQETYNRELFSKLRLDQDFDARKNQKLWAMEAGLLAEDGMMIGLGETVRDRAETILEMGSTGCQQIRAMTFVPQEGTPMQMLRPFDSTEELKAIAVMRILYPDRLIPATLDVEGIAGLKTRISAGANVITSIVPPNRNLAGVAQHELDIENGNRSVEHVFSMLDEMGYRRATSSEYRAFLDEHRPRGGA, from the coding sequence ATGATAGACGAGATCATTGACAGGGCCGTGAAGGGAGGCGAGGTCGGCGTCGACGACGTGTACGAGCTCATGTCCATAAGCGACCCGAAGGAGCTGGAAACCCTATACGAGGCTGCCAGGAAGGTCAGGGACGCCAGGTTCGGCAGGAAGGTCTTCACCTACGGCTTCGTCTACTTCTCCACCTACTGCAAGAACAACTGCGCGTTCTGCTACTTCAGGAGGTCCAACGGCGAGATAGAGAGGTACCGCAAGGACAGGGAGGAGATCGTCCAGCTGGCCGGAAGCCTGAAGGACGCCGGGATCAACCTGGCGGACCTGACAATGGGCGAGGACCCCAGGATGTACGCCGACGACTACAGGCTCCTCCTGGACCTGATCTCCGCGGTTCACGACGAGGTCGGCATCAACATCATGGCGTCGCCCGGGGCCCTGCCCAGGGAGATGTTCCCCAGGCTCAGGGAGGCCGGGGCAGACTGGCACGCCTGCTACCAGGAGACCTACAACAGGGAGCTGTTCTCCAAGCTCAGGCTGGACCAGGACTTCGACGCCAGGAAGAACCAGAAGCTTTGGGCCATGGAGGCCGGGCTTCTCGCCGAGGACGGCATGATGATCGGACTCGGGGAGACCGTCCGCGACAGGGCGGAGACCATCCTCGAGATGGGCTCCACAGGCTGCCAGCAGATTCGCGCCATGACCTTCGTGCCCCAGGAGGGAACCCCGATGCAGATGCTCAGGCCGTTCGACTCCACCGAGGAGCTCAAGGCCATAGCCGTAATGAGGATCCTCTATCCCGACAGGCTCATCCCCGCCACCCTGGACGTGGAGGGCATCGCCGGGCTCAAGACCAGGATCAGCGCCGGCGCCAACGTGATCACCTCGATCGTCCCGCCGAACAGGAACCTGGCCGGCGTCGCGCAGCACGAGCTCGACATCGAGAACGGCAACCGCTCCGTCGAGCACGTCTTCTCCATGCTGGACGAGATGGGCTACAGGCGCGCGACCAGCTCCGAGTACAGGGCGTTCCTCGACGAGCACAGACCCAGAGGGGGCGCGTAG